A region from the Pseudomonas sp. KU26590 genome encodes:
- a CDS encoding methyl-accepting chemotaxis protein: MAAIWAFNAFTITKAGQVPDMDAKGRHAATPSHPAHGSADQQVANGSRWLTPGLQSLGLCLLFAAMAWGNVSVYVCLPVALLLMWVPRLFSGRTPAELAEAGEDDMTRLTRDLSRSTSHNALSAAAVAFSVRQLAGKLQSQVNAAEQIVSSADVMIATERATSTLSQQALTAASQARESSGAGLSVLNESIGLMHQLSERADSSRELIEALSQRSEDIQRVTAVIQSIASQTNLLALNAAIEAARAGEHGRGFAVVADEVRGLAKRTATATSEVGEMVVDIQQRTRQVVEQIRQLSGDLSGGVAQVESTGQQLANIAQLAVGVEQQVGEIARGAQTNQEQLSSLFVAVEQMRSDLAISDDQTRRLAQSALQMEEQAETISERLAQVGLDDYHQRIYDLAREGASQIAAKFEQDIDQGRVSLTDLFDRTYQPIANTSPAKYQTRFDRYTDQTLPAIQEPLLTRHEGLVFAIACTQQGYVPTHNQVFSRPLTGDTAVDAVNNRTKRKFDDRTGIRCGSHQQPVLLQTYTRDTGELMHDLSVPVMVKGRHWGGLRLGYRPEKS, encoded by the coding sequence ATGGCCGCTATTTGGGCGTTTAATGCTTTCACAATAACGAAAGCAGGGCAGGTCCCGGACATGGATGCGAAAGGTCGTCACGCAGCAACACCCTCCCACCCCGCGCACGGGTCTGCCGACCAGCAGGTCGCTAACGGTTCGCGCTGGCTGACCCCTGGACTGCAAAGCCTTGGGCTGTGCCTGCTGTTCGCGGCGATGGCCTGGGGCAATGTGTCCGTCTATGTGTGTCTCCCGGTCGCGCTGTTGCTGATGTGGGTGCCGCGGTTGTTTTCGGGTCGAACGCCCGCCGAATTGGCAGAGGCGGGCGAAGACGATATGACGCGTCTGACCCGGGATCTGTCGCGCAGCACCAGTCACAACGCGCTGTCTGCCGCCGCCGTGGCGTTTTCGGTCAGGCAACTGGCGGGCAAGCTGCAGTCTCAGGTCAACGCGGCCGAGCAGATCGTCAGCAGCGCCGACGTGATGATCGCCACCGAGCGCGCCACCTCGACCCTCAGCCAGCAAGCGCTGACCGCCGCCAGTCAGGCGCGGGAGAGCAGCGGTGCCGGGCTCAGCGTCCTTAATGAATCCATCGGCCTGATGCACCAACTGAGTGAAAGGGCCGACAGCAGTCGTGAACTCATCGAAGCCCTCAGCCAGCGCAGCGAAGACATTCAGCGGGTCACGGCGGTGATCCAGTCCATCGCCAGCCAGACCAATCTGCTCGCCCTCAACGCTGCCATCGAAGCCGCGCGCGCCGGTGAACACGGCCGTGGCTTTGCGGTGGTGGCCGATGAAGTGCGCGGGCTGGCCAAGCGCACCGCAACGGCGACCAGCGAGGTGGGGGAGATGGTCGTTGATATTCAGCAGCGCACCCGTCAGGTGGTCGAGCAGATTCGGCAGTTGTCGGGTGACCTGAGTGGCGGCGTCGCTCAGGTCGAATCCACCGGGCAGCAACTGGCGAACATCGCTCAGCTGGCCGTGGGGGTAGAGCAGCAGGTGGGCGAGATCGCACGAGGTGCCCAGACCAATCAGGAGCAGTTGAGCAGCCTGTTCGTGGCCGTCGAGCAAATGCGCAGCGACCTTGCGATCAGCGATGATCAGACCCGGCGCCTGGCGCAGTCGGCGTTGCAGATGGAAGAACAGGCTGAAACCATCAGCGAACGCCTCGCCCAGGTGGGGCTTGATGACTATCACCAACGCATTTACGACCTCGCGCGCGAAGGCGCCAGCCAGATCGCCGCGAAGTTCGAGCAGGACATTGATCAGGGGCGGGTCAGCCTGACCGATCTGTTCGACCGCACCTATCAGCCCATCGCCAACACTTCGCCAGCCAAGTACCAGACGCGCTTCGACCGCTACACCGATCAAACGCTGCCGGCCATTCAGGAACCGCTGCTGACCCGGCATGAGGGGCTGGTGTTCGCCATCGCCTGCACCCAGCAAGGTTACGTGCCGACCCACAATCAGGTGTTCAGCCGACCGTTGACGGGCGACACGGCGGTCGACGCGGTCAACAACCGCACCAAGCGCAAGTTCGACGACCGCACCGGCATTCGCTGCGGCAGTCACCAGCAGCCGGTGCTGTTGCAGACTTACACCCGCGACACCGGCGAACTGATGCACGATCTTTCCGTGCCTGTCATGGTCAAGGGGCGGCATTGGGGCGGGCTGCGTCTGGGCTATAGGCCGGAGAAAAGCTGA
- a CDS encoding sugar ABC transporter substrate-binding protein has translation MNTQLRFTSLALALMLSSGATLAADLKIGVSMSQFDDTYLTYMREDMDKKVKAMGGVDLQFVDGRNDVNKQLDQVQELIGKKVDALIVNPVDTEATNRITKMATAAGIPLVYVNRRPDDPKLPAGVASVTSDDKEAGRMQMEYLAKKMDGKGNVVILLGELANNSTRDRTAGVKEVLKKYPDIKVTQEQTGAWQRQRGMDVTNDWLTQGGDFKAVISNNDEMAIGAAMALKQAGKKGEVFVAGVDGTPDGLSAVKKGDLSVSVFQDAKGQGEGAIDAAVKLAKKETLPEQAIVIPFKLITPDNVNTFK, from the coding sequence ATGAATACCCAGCTCCGTTTCACCTCACTTGCCCTGGCCCTGATGTTGAGCAGCGGCGCCACCCTGGCCGCCGACCTGAAGATCGGCGTGTCCATGTCGCAGTTCGATGACACTTACCTGACCTACATGCGCGAGGACATGGACAAGAAGGTCAAGGCCATGGGCGGCGTCGATCTGCAGTTCGTCGACGGCCGAAATGACGTGAACAAACAGCTCGATCAGGTGCAGGAACTGATTGGCAAGAAAGTCGATGCGCTTATCGTCAACCCGGTCGACACCGAAGCGACCAACCGCATCACCAAGATGGCCACGGCCGCCGGCATCCCGCTGGTCTACGTCAACCGCCGCCCGGATGATCCCAAGCTGCCCGCAGGCGTCGCCTCCGTGACCTCGGACGACAAAGAGGCCGGGCGCATGCAGATGGAATACCTGGCCAAGAAAATGGACGGCAAAGGCAACGTCGTCATCCTGCTCGGCGAGCTGGCCAACAACTCGACCCGCGACCGCACGGCGGGCGTGAAAGAAGTCCTGAAAAAATACCCCGACATCAAAGTCACCCAGGAGCAGACCGGCGCCTGGCAGCGTCAGCGCGGCATGGACGTCACCAATGACTGGCTGACCCAGGGCGGCGACTTCAAAGCGGTCATCTCCAACAACGACGAAATGGCCATCGGCGCCGCCATGGCCCTGAAGCAGGCGGGCAAGAAAGGTGAGGTGTTTGTGGCCGGTGTCGACGGCACGCCCGACGGCCTGAGTGCGGTCAAGAAAGGCGACCTCTCGGTCTCGGTGTTTCAGGACGCTAAAGGGCAGGGCGAGGGCGCAATCGATGCGGCCGTGAAACTGGCGAAGAAGGAAACGCTGCCCGAACAGGCCATCGTGATTCCCTTCAAGCTGATCACGCCGGACAACGTCAACACCTTCAAATAA
- a CDS encoding CoA-acylating methylmalonate-semialdehyde dehydrogenase, with the protein MSNAPIIGHYINGQIHDSAERFSDVFNPATGAVQARVALAELKTVDEAVAAAQAAFPAWADQSSLRRARVMFKFKELLDQHHDELAAIICREHGKVFSDAKGEVVRGIEIVEFACGAPSLLKSDYSDNIGGGIDNWNLRQPLGVCAGVTPFNFPVMVPLWMIPMALVTGNCFILKPSERDPSASLLMAQLLKQAGLPDGVFNVVQGDKVAVDALLQHKGIEAISFVGSTPIAEYIHQQGTAHGKRVQALGGAKNHMIVMPDADLDQAADALIGAAYGSAGERCMAISIAVVVGDVGQKLIDKLLPRIDALKVGNGMNADSDMGPLVTAVHKAKVEGYIAQGVQEGAKLIVDGRNFTVPGAEQGFFVGATLFDDVTPEMTIYKEEIFGPVLGIVHVPDFASAVELINAHEFGNGVSCFTSDGGIARAFARNIKVGMVGINVPIPVPMAWHSFGGWKRSLFGDHHAYGEEGLRFYSRYKSVMQRWPDSIAKGAEFSMPTAK; encoded by the coding sequence ATGAGCAACGCCCCGATCATCGGCCACTACATCAACGGCCAGATTCACGACAGCGCCGAGCGTTTCAGCGATGTGTTCAATCCGGCCACCGGCGCTGTGCAGGCCCGGGTGGCGCTGGCGGAACTGAAGACCGTTGACGAAGCCGTTGCCGCTGCCCAGGCGGCGTTTCCCGCCTGGGCGGATCAGTCCTCCCTGCGGCGTGCGCGGGTCATGTTCAAGTTCAAGGAGTTGCTCGACCAGCACCATGACGAGCTGGCGGCCATCATCTGCCGCGAGCACGGCAAGGTGTTTTCCGATGCCAAGGGCGAAGTGGTCCGTGGCATTGAGATCGTCGAGTTTGCCTGTGGCGCGCCGAGCCTGCTGAAGAGCGACTACAGCGACAACATCGGTGGCGGCATCGACAACTGGAACCTGCGTCAGCCACTGGGCGTTTGCGCCGGCGTCACACCGTTCAACTTTCCGGTGATGGTGCCGCTGTGGATGATTCCCATGGCGCTGGTTACCGGCAACTGCTTCATCCTCAAACCGTCCGAGCGCGACCCGTCGGCGAGCCTGCTGATGGCGCAGCTGTTGAAACAGGCGGGCCTGCCGGATGGCGTGTTCAACGTGGTGCAGGGCGACAAGGTGGCCGTGGATGCGTTGTTGCAGCACAAGGGCATCGAGGCGATTTCGTTTGTCGGCTCCACGCCCATCGCCGAATACATTCACCAACAGGGCACTGCCCACGGCAAACGCGTGCAGGCACTCGGCGGTGCGAAGAATCACATGATCGTCATGCCCGATGCCGATCTGGATCAGGCCGCTGACGCATTGATCGGTGCGGCCTACGGTTCGGCGGGCGAACGCTGCATGGCGATTTCCATCGCCGTGGTGGTGGGAGACGTGGGGCAGAAGCTCATCGACAAACTGCTGCCGCGCATCGATGCGCTCAAGGTCGGCAACGGCATGAACGCCGATTCGGACATGGGCCCGCTGGTGACGGCGGTGCACAAGGCCAAGGTCGAGGGGTATATCGCCCAGGGTGTGCAGGAAGGCGCGAAGCTGATCGTCGACGGGCGCAACTTCACGGTGCCGGGCGCGGAACAGGGCTTCTTCGTCGGCGCCACGCTGTTCGATGACGTGACGCCGGAAATGACTATTTATAAGGAAGAGATCTTCGGGCCGGTGCTGGGCATCGTCCACGTGCCTGATTTCGCCTCGGCGGTGGAGCTGATCAATGCCCACGAATTCGGCAATGGCGTGTCGTGCTTCACCAGCGACGGCGGCATCGCCCGGGCGTTTGCGCGCAACATCAAGGTCGGCATGGTGGGCATCAACGTGCCGATCCCGGTGCCGATGGCCTGGCATTCGTTCGGTGGCTGGAAGCGCTCGCTGTTCGGCGATCATCATGCCTACGGCGAAGAAGGCCTGCGCTTTTACAGCCGCTACAAAAGCGTCATGCAGCGCTGGCCGGACAGCATCGCCAAGGGCGCGGAATTCAGCATGCCGACGGCGAAGTAA
- a CDS encoding ABC transporter permease → MNAILENKPALAPRKHKRRLPTELSIFLVLIGIGLIFELFGWIVRDQSFLMNSQRLVLMILQVSIIGLLAIGVTQVIITTGIDLSSGSVLALSAMIAASLAQSSDYTRAVFPSLTDLPVWAPVIAGLGVGLLAGAINGSIIAITGIPPFIATLGMMVSARGLARYYTGGQPVSMLNDSYTAIGQGAMPVVIFLVVAVIFHIALRYTKYGKYTYAIGGNMQAARTSGINVKRHLIIVYSIAGLLAGLAGVVASARAATGQAGMGVSYELDAIAAAVIGGTSLAGGVGRITGTVIGALILGVMASGFTFVGVDAYVQDIIKGLIIVVAVVIDQYRNKRKLKR, encoded by the coding sequence ATGAACGCGATCCTGGAAAACAAACCCGCGCTGGCGCCTCGCAAGCACAAACGCCGGCTGCCCACCGAACTGAGCATCTTTCTGGTGCTGATTGGCATTGGCCTGATTTTCGAGCTGTTCGGCTGGATCGTCCGCGATCAGAGCTTTTTGATGAATTCCCAGCGGCTGGTGCTGATGATTCTGCAGGTGTCGATCATCGGCCTGCTGGCCATCGGCGTGACGCAAGTCATCATTACCACCGGCATCGACTTGTCGTCAGGCTCGGTGCTGGCGTTGTCGGCGATGATTGCCGCCAGCCTGGCGCAGTCGTCGGACTATACCCGCGCGGTGTTCCCGTCGCTGACCGATCTGCCGGTGTGGGCGCCGGTCATTGCCGGGCTCGGGGTGGGCCTGCTCGCCGGGGCGATCAACGGCAGCATCATCGCCATCACCGGCATCCCGCCGTTCATCGCCACGCTGGGCATGATGGTCTCGGCCCGTGGCCTGGCGCGCTACTACACCGGCGGTCAGCCAGTGAGCATGCTGAATGATTCCTACACCGCGATCGGCCAGGGCGCTATGCCGGTGGTTATCTTTCTGGTGGTCGCGGTGATCTTTCACATCGCCCTGCGTTACACCAAGTACGGCAAATACACCTACGCCATCGGCGGAAACATGCAGGCGGCGCGCACCTCGGGGATCAACGTCAAGCGTCATCTGATCATCGTCTACAGCATCGCCGGACTGCTGGCCGGGCTGGCCGGGGTGGTGGCTTCGGCGCGGGCGGCCACGGGCCAGGCCGGTATGGGCGTTTCCTACGAACTGGACGCCATCGCGGCCGCCGTGATCGGCGGCACCAGCCTGGCCGGTGGCGTCGGGCGGATCACCGGCACGGTCATCGGCGCGCTGATTCTCGGGGTCATGGCCAGCGGCTTTACCTTCGTTGGCGTCGATGCCTACGTGCAGGACATCATCAAAGGCCTGATCATCGTCGTCGCCGTGGTCATCGATCAGTACCGCAACAAGCGCAAGCTCAAGCGCTGA
- a CDS encoding sugar ABC transporter ATP-binding protein — translation MFASATASASTHPTVSGTASDAEHPYLLEITNISKGFPGVVALDNVQLRVRPGSVLALMGENGAGKSTLMKIIAGIYQPDTGEIRLRGKPVVFQSPLAALQSGIAMIHQELNLMPHMSIAENIWIGREQLNGLHMVDHRAMHRCTAQLLERLRINLDPEEMVGNLSIAERQMVEIAKAVSYDSDVLIMDEPTSAITETEVAHLFSIIADLRAQGKGIIYITHKMNEVFAIADEVAVFRDGAYIGLQRADSMNGDSLISMMVGRELTQLFPERDQPVGKLLLSVRDLALDGVFEGVSFDLHAGEVLGIAGLMGSGRTNVAETIFGITPSTRGEILLDGTPIRVSDPHFAIEKGFALLTEDRKLSGLFPCLSVLENMEMAVLPHYVGNGFVHQKALRVLCEDMCKKLRVKTPSLEQCIDTLSGGNQQKALLARWLMTNPRVLILDEPTRGIDVGAKAEIYRLISLLASEGMAVIMISSELPEVLGMSDRVMVMHEGEMMGTLDRAEATQERVMHLASGNPVH, via the coding sequence ATGTTCGCTTCCGCAACTGCTTCGGCTTCAACCCACCCTACCGTCTCCGGGACGGCGAGCGACGCCGAGCACCCTTATCTGCTGGAAATCACCAACATCAGCAAGGGCTTTCCCGGGGTGGTGGCCCTGGACAACGTGCAACTGCGCGTGCGGCCCGGCAGCGTGCTGGCGCTGATGGGCGAGAACGGCGCGGGGAAGTCCACGCTGATGAAAATCATCGCCGGCATCTACCAGCCCGACACCGGCGAAATCCGCCTGCGCGGCAAGCCGGTGGTGTTTCAGTCGCCGCTGGCGGCGCTGCAATCAGGCATTGCCATGATCCATCAGGAGCTCAACCTGATGCCGCACATGAGCATCGCCGAGAACATCTGGATCGGCCGCGAGCAGCTCAACGGCCTGCACATGGTCGACCACCGCGCTATGCACCGCTGCACGGCGCAATTGCTCGAACGCCTGCGCATCAACCTTGATCCGGAAGAAATGGTCGGCAACCTGAGCATCGCCGAACGGCAGATGGTCGAGATCGCCAAGGCCGTTTCCTACGATTCTGACGTACTGATCATGGACGAGCCGACCTCCGCCATCACCGAGACGGAAGTGGCCCACCTGTTTTCGATCATTGCCGACCTGCGCGCACAGGGTAAGGGCATCATCTACATCACCCACAAGATGAACGAAGTGTTCGCCATCGCCGATGAAGTGGCGGTGTTCCGCGACGGCGCCTACATCGGCTTGCAGCGCGCCGACAGCATGAACGGCGACAGCCTGATCTCCATGATGGTCGGCCGTGAACTGACACAGCTGTTTCCCGAACGCGATCAGCCAGTCGGCAAGTTGCTGCTGTCGGTGCGCGACCTGGCGCTCGACGGCGTGTTCGAAGGCGTGTCGTTCGACCTGCACGCAGGCGAAGTGCTGGGCATCGCCGGCCTGATGGGTTCGGGACGCACCAACGTTGCTGAAACGATCTTCGGCATCACCCCGAGCACGCGCGGGGAAATCCTCCTCGACGGCACGCCGATCCGCGTCAGCGACCCGCACTTCGCCATAGAGAAGGGCTTTGCGTTGCTCACCGAGGATCGCAAGCTGAGCGGCTTGTTCCCGTGCCTGTCGGTGCTGGAGAACATGGAGATGGCGGTGCTGCCCCATTACGTCGGCAACGGTTTTGTCCACCAGAAAGCCCTGCGCGTGCTGTGCGAAGACATGTGCAAAAAGCTGCGGGTAAAGACGCCGTCGCTGGAGCAGTGCATCGACACGCTGTCCGGCGGTAATCAGCAGAAGGCTTTGCTGGCGCGCTGGCTGATGACTAACCCGCGAGTGCTGATCCTCGATGAGCCTACCCGGGGCATCGACGTTGGCGCCAAGGCCGAGATCTATCGGCTGATCTCCCTGCTCGCCAGCGAGGGCATGGCGGTGATCATGATTTCGTCCGAGCTGCCGGAAGTGCTGGGCATGAGCGACCGGGTGATGGTCATGCACGAAGGCGAAATGATGGGCACCCTCGACCGCGCCGAGGCCACCCAGGAACGGGTCATGCACCTGGCGTCCGGCAATCCTGTCCACTGA
- the iolD gene encoding 3D-(3,5/4)-trihydroxycyclohexane-1,2-dione acylhydrolase (decyclizing) — translation MTTTRLTMAQALVKFLDNQYVEVDGVQSKFVAGVFTIFGHGNVLGLGQALEQDSGELIVHQGRNEQGMCHAAMGFAKQHLRRKVYACSSSVGPGAANMITAAATASANRIPLLLLPGDVYASRQPDPVLQQIEQFHDLSISTNDAFKAVSKYWDRINRPEQLMSAALNAMRVLTDPAETGAVTVALPQDVQAEAYDYPDSFLQKRVHRIDRRPPTEAMLNDAVALLKGKRKPLLICGGGVRYSGAAAELQAFAERFGIPFSETQAGKSAIVSAHPLNMGGIGETGTLAANTLAREADLIIGVGTRYSDFTTGSKSLFQNPDVQFLNLNVGAFDVQKLDGVQVLADARLALQSLADQLGDYRAQWGDQPREARAALDAEVDRLYAVEYQTEDFEPEVSGHLDPQVLRDFIEMTGSCLTQSRVLGVLNQQLPADAVIVAAAGSLPGDLQRAWRSTSVDSYHVEYGYSCMGYEVNAALGVKMAAPEREVYALVGDGSYLMLHSELATSIQERRKINVVLLDNMAFGCINNLQMGNGMGSFGTEFRYRNPETGQLDGDFVPVDFAMSAAAYGCKTYKVSNARELEAALADARTQTVSTLIDIKVLPKTMIHGYLSWWRVGVAQVSTTGTTAEAYERQTAALAKARKY, via the coding sequence ATGACCACGACTCGATTGACCATGGCCCAGGCCCTGGTGAAGTTTCTCGATAACCAGTACGTCGAAGTCGACGGCGTGCAGAGCAAGTTCGTCGCCGGGGTATTCACCATTTTCGGTCACGGCAACGTGCTGGGCCTGGGCCAGGCGCTGGAGCAGGACAGCGGCGAGCTCATTGTCCATCAAGGCCGCAACGAACAAGGCATGTGCCATGCCGCCATGGGCTTCGCCAAGCAGCACCTGCGGCGCAAGGTCTACGCCTGCAGCTCATCGGTCGGCCCCGGCGCCGCCAACATGATCACCGCTGCGGCCACCGCATCGGCCAACCGCATTCCGCTGCTGTTGCTGCCCGGCGATGTCTACGCCAGTCGCCAGCCCGATCCGGTGCTGCAGCAGATCGAACAATTCCACGACCTCAGCATCAGCACCAACGACGCCTTCAAGGCCGTCAGCAAATACTGGGACCGCATCAACCGCCCCGAGCAACTGATGAGCGCGGCTCTCAACGCCATGCGCGTGCTCACCGACCCTGCCGAAACCGGCGCCGTTACCGTGGCGCTGCCCCAGGACGTGCAGGCTGAAGCCTACGACTACCCCGATTCCTTCCTGCAAAAACGCGTGCACCGCATCGACCGCCGTCCGCCCACCGAAGCCATGCTCAACGACGCCGTGGCGCTGCTCAAAGGCAAACGCAAGCCGCTGCTGATCTGTGGTGGCGGCGTCCGCTATTCCGGAGCGGCTGCCGAGTTGCAGGCGTTCGCCGAGCGCTTCGGCATCCCGTTCAGCGAAACCCAGGCGGGCAAGAGCGCCATCGTCTCCGCGCATCCGCTGAACATGGGCGGCATCGGTGAAACCGGCACCCTGGCGGCGAATACCCTGGCGCGGGAAGCTGACCTGATCATCGGCGTCGGCACCCGTTACAGCGACTTCACCACCGGCTCGAAGTCCCTCTTTCAAAACCCCGACGTGCAGTTCCTCAACCTCAACGTCGGCGCATTCGATGTGCAGAAACTCGACGGCGTGCAGGTGCTGGCCGATGCGCGACTGGCATTGCAGTCCCTGGCGGATCAGTTGGGCGACTACCGCGCGCAATGGGGCGATCAACCGCGCGAAGCGAGGGCCGCGCTGGACGCGGAAGTGGACCGGCTGTACGCCGTGGAATACCAGACCGAGGATTTCGAGCCGGAAGTCAGTGGCCATCTTGACCCTCAGGTGCTGCGCGATTTCATCGAGATGACCGGGTCGTGCCTGACCCAGAGCCGGGTGCTGGGCGTGCTCAATCAGCAATTGCCGGCGGACGCGGTCATCGTCGCGGCGGCCGGCAGCCTGCCCGGGGATTTGCAGCGGGCGTGGCGCAGCACCAGTGTCGACAGTTATCACGTCGAGTACGGCTATTCGTGCATGGGCTATGAGGTGAACGCCGCGTTGGGCGTGAAAATGGCGGCGCCGGAGCGTGAGGTCTACGCGCTGGTGGGCGACGGTTCCTACTTGATGCTGCACTCGGAGCTGGCCACCTCGATTCAGGAGCGGCGCAAGATCAATGTGGTGCTGCTGGACAACATGGCCTTCGGTTGCATCAACAATTTGCAGATGGGCAACGGCATGGGCAGTTTCGGCACCGAGTTCAGGTATCGCAATCCCGAGACCGGTCAGCTGGATGGCGACTTCGTGCCGGTGGATTTTGCGATGAGTGCCGCGGCCTATGGCTGCAAGACCTACAAGGTCAGCAACGCCCGGGAGCTGGAAGCAGCCCTGGCCGATGCGCGCACGCAGACTGTTTCGACGCTGATCGACATCAAGGTGCTGCCGAAAACCATGATCCACGGTTACCTGTCGTGGTGGCGCGTGGGCGTGGCGCAGGTGTCGACCACGGGCACAACGGCCGAGGCGTATGAGCGGCAAACAGCGGCGTTGGCCAAGGCCCGTAAATATTGA
- a CDS encoding Gfo/Idh/MocA family protein, translated as MKIGLIGYGKGGRYFHAPLIASLPGVTFAGVVTRSPERRQDLRNDYPKVPAFDSLADLVAAGVDAVVISTPLASRRALILDAIALGVPVVSDKPFAPDAQAAQELVDAAERRGVLLGVYQNRRWDSDFLTVRKLIDQGVLGDISRFESRVERYSPSSVGKESGGGILRDLGSHLVDQALLLFGPVKRVYAELEFATPEQKVDHGFFISLTHATGVVSHLWGNCLQNVQGPRFRVNGSQGCYTVEGLDGQEAAALAGLSPRSEGERWGVEEHRRWGWFEQGEHRERVPSERGCWTEFYRQWQEAVMNQGRNPVDANDAVASARVLDAARISAMEGRVVAI; from the coding sequence ATGAAAATCGGACTCATCGGCTACGGCAAGGGCGGGCGCTATTTCCACGCGCCGCTGATTGCCAGCCTGCCCGGCGTAACCTTTGCCGGCGTGGTCACCCGTTCGCCGGAACGCCGCCAGGACCTGCGCAACGATTACCCCAAAGTCCCGGCCTTCGACAGCCTGGCCGATCTGGTCGCCGCCGGTGTCGATGCGGTGGTGATCTCCACGCCACTGGCCTCCCGGCGTGCCTTGATTCTCGACGCCATCGCGCTCGGCGTCCCCGTGGTCAGCGACAAGCCGTTCGCCCCGGATGCCCAGGCAGCACAGGAACTGGTGGACGCCGCCGAACGCCGAGGCGTGCTATTGGGCGTGTACCAGAATCGCCGCTGGGACTCGGATTTTCTCACCGTGCGCAAGCTGATCGATCAGGGTGTTTTAGGCGACATCAGCCGCTTCGAGTCCCGGGTCGAGCGCTATTCGCCTTCCTCCGTAGGCAAGGAGAGCGGCGGCGGCATTCTGCGCGATCTCGGCAGCCATCTGGTGGACCAGGCGCTGTTGCTGTTCGGGCCGGTGAAGCGGGTTTACGCCGAGCTTGAGTTCGCGACGCCGGAGCAAAAAGTCGATCATGGATTCTTTATTTCACTGACCCATGCCACCGGCGTGGTTTCGCACCTCTGGGGCAACTGCCTGCAAAACGTCCAGGGCCCGCGATTTCGGGTCAATGGTTCACAGGGCTGCTATACCGTGGAGGGCCTCGACGGTCAGGAAGCTGCCGCTCTGGCGGGGTTGTCTCCCAGATCCGAAGGCGAACGCTGGGGCGTGGAAGAACATCGACGCTGGGGCTGGTTTGAGCAGGGCGAGCACCGCGAGCGGGTCCCGTCAGAGCGCGGCTGCTGGACCGAGTTTTACCGGCAGTGGCAGGAGGCGGTGATGAATCAGGGGCGCAATCCTGTCGATGCAAACGATGCGGTCGCCTCGGCCCGCGTGCTGGATGCCGCGAGGATCAGCGCGATGGAGGGCAGGGTGGTAGCGATTTAG
- a CDS encoding TraR/DksA family transcriptional regulator encodes MTKDKLLAMPADDYMNAEQHAFFVDLLQAMKVEIHARIEQSRIAIESLDTPADPADAASVEEERHWLVNVIDRDQRMLPQLEMALSRITDDTFGWCEDSGEPIGLKRLLISPTTKYCIEAQERHEQIDRHQRQA; translated from the coding sequence ATGACCAAGGATAAGTTGCTGGCGATGCCGGCCGATGACTACATGAACGCCGAGCAGCACGCGTTCTTCGTCGACCTGTTGCAAGCCATGAAAGTCGAAATCCACGCGCGCATCGAGCAGAGCCGTATCGCGATCGAAAGCCTGGACACCCCGGCTGACCCTGCCGACGCCGCTTCTGTGGAAGAAGAGCGCCACTGGCTGGTGAACGTGATTGACCGCGACCAACGCATGCTGCCGCAGCTGGAAATGGCGCTGAGCCGCATCACTGACGACACCTTTGGCTGGTGCGAAGACAGCGGCGAGCCGATTGGCCTCAAGCGCCTGCTGATCAGCCCGACCACCAAGTACTGCATCGAAGCTCAAGAACGCCACGAGCAGATCGACCGCCACCAGCGTCAGGCGTGA